In Bacillus sp. KH172YL63, one genomic interval encodes:
- a CDS encoding ABC transporter substrate-binding protein, producing MENKLLTLWRYYPSGNIRVEEISETLQLSLKQTTRYLKKWNEEGWMVFTPGRGRGNVSKLSWKKDVEEAFEEVAMKEIEQKSVAESSKYLMYEWSTDTKLRLMNQFHTKLGFIRESADKLIVPKRHPFFSIHPLKAADVLSAHLVANVFNRLVSITENGDILPELAHSWDVSPEKARLYLRKDITFHDGSSLTAKDVVDCLDRVRHDPHYKGLWTPVEKIEVKAPHVIDLHHPSGCSYVLPMLSMMYASIYKENKGRVLGTGSFSIEENKDEKTTLAAFKNHFRERPLLDAVEFVQVPHDFKGMYQSHHEQHDGDSVEVESDSGFGIVVMDPTRDSDIRRKEVRDFLHWIIAKYRHSISDYEPRAATNDKSTLAGQDQHMHIREARRPSFTAPIVIRGAKHTARTTQWLVDVFEKENIPVDLQWFSFKDTLIKHPKTLEVDLFIHGEIFESSQNFSFYHFMMNGFSPLHHIVEKSEKLKGALAAYPHTPFAQWTELNMKVERMLMEESIMIPLYYEKRFIPFTTDIMNIEIKHFGYVDFSKLWVRPVV from the coding sequence TTAAAAAAATGGAATGAAGAAGGATGGATGGTCTTTACACCGGGTCGCGGCCGTGGCAATGTTTCGAAGCTTTCCTGGAAAAAGGATGTGGAAGAAGCGTTTGAAGAAGTAGCCATGAAGGAGATCGAACAGAAATCTGTCGCAGAAAGCAGTAAATATCTGATGTACGAATGGTCCACCGATACGAAGCTGCGGTTGATGAATCAATTTCATACGAAGCTTGGATTCATCAGGGAGTCTGCGGACAAGCTGATCGTCCCGAAAAGGCACCCCTTTTTCTCCATCCACCCGCTGAAGGCAGCCGATGTCCTCAGTGCCCATCTCGTCGCGAATGTGTTCAACAGGCTTGTCTCCATCACTGAAAATGGAGACATCCTCCCGGAACTCGCCCACAGCTGGGATGTGTCGCCAGAGAAAGCTCGTCTTTATTTACGGAAAGACATTACATTTCATGACGGGTCCTCCCTGACGGCAAAGGACGTGGTCGACTGCTTGGACAGAGTCCGACATGATCCCCATTACAAAGGACTATGGACGCCGGTCGAAAAGATCGAAGTCAAAGCGCCACACGTCATCGATCTTCACCACCCAAGCGGATGCAGCTACGTACTCCCGATGCTCAGTATGATGTATGCAAGCATTTATAAAGAAAATAAGGGACGCGTCCTTGGTACCGGCAGCTTCTCCATTGAAGAAAACAAGGATGAAAAGACGACGCTTGCCGCCTTTAAAAATCATTTCAGGGAAAGGCCCCTTCTTGATGCCGTGGAATTCGTCCAGGTTCCCCATGATTTTAAAGGGATGTACCAGTCACATCACGAACAACATGATGGGGATTCGGTTGAAGTGGAAAGCGACTCAGGCTTCGGAATCGTTGTCATGGACCCGACACGGGACTCAGACATCCGGCGGAAAGAAGTGAGGGACTTTCTCCACTGGATCATCGCGAAATACCGTCACAGCATTTCAGATTACGAACCCCGTGCCGCAACGAATGACAAAAGCACATTGGCAGGACAGGATCAACACATGCATATCAGGGAAGCTCGAAGACCGTCCTTCACTGCCCCCATCGTAATCCGTGGTGCCAAACATACAGCAAGGACAACACAGTGGCTCGTTGACGTCTTCGAAAAAGAAAACATTCCGGTGGACCTTCAGTGGTTTTCATTCAAAGATACGCTCATCAAGCACCCGAAAACACTTGAAGTGGACCTATTCATTCACGGAGAGATTTTCGAATCCAGCCAAAACTTTTCATTTTACCATTTCATGATGAACGGCTTTTCCCCGCTGCACCACATCGTAGAAAAAAGTGAAAAGCTGAAGGGCGCGCTGGCCGCTTACCCCCACACACCTTTTGCACAATGGACAGAACTGAACATGAAAGTGGAAAGAATGCTCATGGAAGAATCGATCATGATCCCACTCTATTACGAAAAAAGGTTCATCCCCTTTACCACCGATATCATGAACATCGAAATCAAACATTTTGGATACGTGGATTTTTCAAAGCTGTGGGTGCGCCCCGTGGTGTGA